One segment of Trichlorobacter ammonificans DNA contains the following:
- a CDS encoding DUF1015 domain-containing protein — MARIRPFMALRPPVHLAARVAALPYDVMDVEEARAMAAGNADSFLHVSRPEIDLPASVDPYDEQVYRQGKTNLADFLNRRVLIQDPAPCYYIYRQRMGSVVQTGLVACAAVDDYQSGVIKKHEQTRADKEEDRVRHIDLLDANDEPVFYIFRSNPEVEEILAAATFEQPDYHFTTSDGVSHTLWVVPDQEVIDRLTGLFAAIPRLYVADGHHRSAAASRVRDLRKAVNPAHSGEEEYNYFLTVIFPESQLNIMPYNRVVKDLNGRDSAQFLAEVGSAFTVEEAAAAVAPTCRHQFGMYLGGRWYRLTARPELVDESNTVERLDVSILQQRLLNPVLGIENPRTDKRINFVGGIRGLDELVRLVDGGDYAVAFSLHATSITELIELSDEDRIMPPKSTWFEPKLRSGLFVHLLS; from the coding sequence ATGGCACGCATCAGACCTTTCATGGCGCTCCGTCCCCCCGTCCATCTGGCCGCCCGGGTAGCGGCACTCCCCTACGACGTCATGGATGTGGAGGAGGCCCGCGCCATGGCGGCGGGCAACGCCGATTCCTTCCTGCACGTCTCCCGGCCCGAGATCGATCTGCCGGCCAGTGTCGATCCCTACGATGAGCAGGTGTACCGGCAGGGAAAAACCAACCTGGCCGATTTCCTGAACCGGCGAGTGCTGATCCAGGACCCGGCCCCCTGCTACTACATCTACCGTCAGCGGATGGGGTCTGTGGTTCAGACCGGCCTGGTGGCCTGCGCCGCCGTGGACGACTACCAGTCCGGGGTGATCAAGAAACACGAGCAGACCAGGGCCGACAAGGAAGAGGACCGGGTCCGGCATATCGACCTGCTGGATGCCAACGACGAGCCGGTCTTCTATATCTTCCGCAGCAACCCGGAGGTGGAGGAGATTCTGGCCGCTGCTACCTTTGAACAGCCCGATTACCATTTCACCACCTCCGACGGCGTCTCCCACACCCTCTGGGTGGTGCCGGACCAAGAGGTCATCGACCGGCTGACCGGATTGTTTGCCGCCATTCCCCGGTTGTACGTTGCCGACGGCCACCACCGCAGCGCCGCCGCCTCACGGGTGCGGGATCTGCGCAAGGCTGTCAATCCGGCCCACAGCGGTGAGGAGGAGTACAACTACTTCCTCACCGTCATCTTCCCGGAAAGCCAGTTGAACATCATGCCGTACAACCGGGTGGTGAAGGACTTAAACGGCCGCGATAGCGCGCAGTTCCTGGCGGAGGTGGGCAGCGCCTTCACGGTGGAGGAGGCGGCCGCGGCGGTTGCCCCCACCTGCCGCCACCAGTTCGGCATGTACCTGGGGGGACGCTGGTACCGGCTGACGGCCCGACCGGAACTGGTGGACGAGAGTAATACCGTGGAGCGGCTGGATGTCTCCATCCTGCAGCAACGACTGCTCAACCCGGTACTGGGGATCGAGAACCCCCGCACCGACAAGCGGATCAACTTCGTGGGGGGGATCCGGGGGCTCGACGAGCTGGTACGGCTGGTGGACGGCGGTGACTATGCCGTGGCCTTTTCCCTGCATGCCACCTCCATCACCGAGCTGATCGAACTGTCCGACGAGGACCGGATCATGCCGCCCAAATCCACCTGGTTTGAGCCGAAGTTACGCAGCGGGCTGTTCGTGCATCTGCTGTCGTAA
- a CDS encoding EVE domain-containing protein has protein sequence MRYWLFKSEPACFSFTNLQARPGGIEHWDGVRNFQARNFLRDEIKSGDRVLFYHSSIPEPAVVGLCTVVRDGYPDHTALDPRADHFDPRATAEKPIWYMVDVRADRPLPREVPLAVIREHPLLAAMPLVNRSRLSVQPVTEEQFNLILHLGGLR, from the coding sequence ATGCGCTACTGGCTCTTCAAATCCGAACCGGCCTGTTTCTCCTTCACCAACCTGCAAGCCCGTCCCGGCGGTATCGAGCACTGGGACGGAGTCCGCAACTTTCAGGCCCGCAATTTCCTGCGCGACGAGATCAAGAGCGGCGACCGGGTGCTGTTCTACCACAGTTCCATTCCGGAGCCGGCGGTGGTGGGGCTGTGCACCGTGGTGCGGGACGGCTACCCGGACCACACCGCCCTGGATCCCCGCGCCGACCACTTCGATCCCAGAGCAACCGCCGAAAAACCGATCTGGTACATGGTGGATGTGCGGGCCGACCGGCCGCTGCCCCGGGAAGTACCGCTGGCAGTGATCCGTGAGCATCCGCTTCTTGCCGCCATGCCGCTGGTGAACCGCAGCCGTCTCTCGGTGCAGCCGGTAACCGAAGAACAGTTCAACCTGATTCTGCACCTGGGAGGGCTCCGATGA
- the dnaE gene encoding DNA polymerase III subunit alpha: MEVAASADAVTPFVHLHLHSQYSLLDGAIRIEDLVAKAKAYNMPALAITDHGNMFGAVEFYLKCKKAGIKPLIGCELYIAPDSRFSKDSKGISEAAYHLILLCENLEGYKNLSYLTSAGFKEGFYYRPRIDRELLEKHADGLIALSACLKGEVAMQCGRGRMEEAIETARWYADLFPGRYYIELQENTLPEQDTVNKRLLEVARELALPLVATNDCHYLNREDARAHEVLLCIQTGKTMSDPTHMKFSADEFYVKTPQEMAAAFSYVPEAVANTVRIAERCNLELPLEQEYYFPHFEPPAGKSHDDLLAEQARKGLAERLVTIRAKYPDMTPEQEQAYHDRLQVELDCIRAMKFPAYFLIVADFINWAKEHGIPVGPGRGSAAGSLVAYAIRITDLDPLPYNLLFERFLNPERISMPDIDVDFCQDQREKVIDYVVNKYGRDRVCQIITFGTMKAKAVVRDVGRALDMTYGDVDRIAKLIPDDLKMTIEKAIKQEAQLRELAESDPKVKELLETAVCLEGLTRHASTHAAGVVVAPNRMEEFLPVYKDQKTGSINTQYSMKYVEMVGLVKFDFLGLKNLTVIQNAVRLVREGKDPNFDIAVLRDDDKASYDLISSGNTTGIFQLESSGMKEMLVKLKPSCFEDVIAACALYRPGPLGCGMVDDFIERKHGRQKVVYDLPQLEPILKDTYGVIVYQEQVMQISRSLAGYSLGRADLLRRAMGKKDPAVMAKEKEPFLAGAKAQGIDPKKAEAIFDQMAKFAEYGFNKSHSAAYALIAYQTAYLKAHYPVEFMAALLTCDMDSTDKVLKNISDCREQGIEVLPPDINSSGQSFTVVGNSMRFGLGAIKGVGAGAVESIIEARAEGPFTDLYDFCERVDLRRVNKRVLEALIKCGAFDSLHRWRAPLMAALDDAMATGQKFQEERDSAQVSLFGDMPAATAPRSGRKLPNVEEWHDKEKLGYEKEALGFLITGHPLDRYAADIQRLASSTITGLSDLPDGSEVRLCGIVTACKEITTKKGDRMGFVTLEDLTGAIEITVFSDMYVPAVGLLKSDDPLVITGKLEKGEKGCKLLVMKPQEGNGRKFQQGGNGDIRLLHDVQAQATTRVRLALRLPELSSDRLQPIRELLERYPGNLPVQVQFEIPNRSRTTIKLPDHLKVAASDEFRVAVERCVGYNAAIFE; the protein is encoded by the coding sequence ATGGAAGTTGCTGCATCGGCAGACGCCGTCACCCCTTTTGTCCATCTCCACCTCCATTCACAGTATTCGCTGCTCGACGGCGCCATCCGGATCGAAGACCTGGTGGCCAAGGCCAAGGCCTACAACATGCCGGCCCTGGCCATCACCGACCACGGCAACATGTTCGGGGCCGTGGAGTTCTACCTCAAGTGCAAGAAAGCCGGCATCAAGCCGCTGATCGGCTGCGAGCTGTACATCGCCCCTGATTCGCGTTTTTCCAAGGATTCAAAAGGAATCTCCGAGGCTGCCTACCATCTGATTCTGCTCTGCGAGAACCTAGAGGGGTACAAGAACCTCTCCTACCTCACCTCCGCCGGGTTCAAGGAGGGGTTCTACTACCGCCCCCGCATCGACCGGGAGCTGCTGGAAAAGCATGCCGACGGCCTGATTGCGCTCTCCGCCTGCCTGAAAGGCGAAGTTGCCATGCAGTGCGGCCGGGGCCGGATGGAGGAGGCGATCGAGACCGCCCGCTGGTACGCCGACCTGTTTCCCGGACGCTACTACATCGAACTGCAGGAAAACACCCTGCCGGAGCAGGATACGGTCAACAAGCGGCTCCTGGAGGTGGCCCGGGAACTGGCCCTGCCCCTGGTGGCCACCAACGACTGCCACTACCTGAACCGGGAGGATGCCCGGGCCCATGAGGTGCTGCTCTGCATCCAGACCGGCAAGACCATGTCCGACCCGACCCACATGAAGTTCTCGGCGGACGAGTTCTACGTCAAGACCCCGCAGGAGATGGCAGCGGCCTTTTCCTACGTGCCGGAGGCGGTGGCAAACACGGTACGGATCGCGGAGCGCTGCAACCTGGAGCTGCCGCTGGAGCAGGAGTACTACTTCCCCCACTTCGAACCGCCGGCAGGGAAAAGCCACGACGACCTGCTGGCCGAGCAGGCCCGCAAAGGGTTGGCAGAGCGGTTGGTGACCATCCGGGCCAAGTACCCGGACATGACCCCCGAGCAGGAGCAGGCCTACCACGACCGCCTGCAGGTGGAGCTGGACTGTATCCGCGCCATGAAGTTCCCGGCCTACTTCCTGATCGTGGCCGACTTCATCAACTGGGCCAAGGAGCACGGCATCCCGGTGGGACCGGGACGGGGCTCCGCCGCCGGCTCCCTGGTGGCCTACGCCATCCGGATCACCGACCTGGACCCGCTGCCCTACAACCTGCTGTTCGAGCGGTTTTTGAACCCGGAACGGATATCCATGCCCGATATCGACGTGGACTTCTGCCAGGACCAGCGGGAAAAGGTGATCGACTACGTGGTCAACAAGTACGGCCGCGACCGGGTCTGCCAGATCATCACCTTCGGGACCATGAAGGCCAAGGCGGTGGTGCGGGATGTGGGGCGGGCTCTGGACATGACCTACGGCGACGTGGACCGGATCGCCAAGCTGATCCCGGACGACCTGAAGATGACCATTGAGAAGGCCATCAAGCAGGAAGCCCAGCTGCGGGAACTGGCCGAAAGCGATCCCAAGGTGAAGGAGCTGCTGGAAACCGCGGTCTGCCTGGAGGGACTCACCCGCCACGCCTCCACCCATGCCGCGGGCGTCGTGGTGGCCCCCAACCGGATGGAGGAGTTTCTGCCGGTCTACAAGGACCAGAAGACCGGCTCCATCAACACCCAGTACTCCATGAAGTACGTGGAGATGGTGGGCCTGGTGAAGTTCGACTTCCTGGGTCTCAAGAACCTCACCGTGATCCAGAACGCGGTACGGCTGGTGCGGGAGGGGAAGGACCCGAACTTCGACATCGCGGTTCTGCGGGACGACGACAAGGCCAGTTACGACCTGATCTCCTCCGGCAACACCACCGGCATCTTCCAGCTTGAATCCAGCGGCATGAAGGAGATGCTGGTCAAGCTGAAACCCTCCTGCTTCGAAGACGTCATCGCCGCCTGCGCCCTCTACCGTCCCGGCCCCCTGGGCTGCGGCATGGTGGACGACTTTATCGAACGCAAACACGGCCGCCAGAAGGTGGTCTACGACCTGCCCCAGCTGGAGCCGATCCTGAAGGACACCTACGGGGTCATCGTCTACCAGGAGCAGGTCATGCAGATTTCCCGCTCCCTGGCCGGCTACTCCCTGGGACGGGCCGACCTCTTGCGCCGCGCCATGGGAAAGAAGGACCCAGCGGTCATGGCCAAGGAAAAGGAGCCGTTCCTGGCCGGGGCCAAGGCCCAAGGGATCGACCCCAAGAAGGCCGAGGCGATTTTCGACCAGATGGCCAAGTTCGCCGAGTACGGCTTCAACAAGTCCCACTCCGCCGCCTACGCGCTGATCGCCTACCAGACCGCCTATTTGAAGGCCCACTACCCGGTGGAGTTCATGGCGGCCCTGCTGACCTGCGACATGGACAGCACCGACAAGGTGCTGAAAAACATCAGCGACTGCCGCGAACAGGGGATCGAGGTGCTGCCGCCGGACATAAACAGCTCCGGCCAGTCCTTCACCGTGGTGGGGAACTCCATGCGTTTCGGCCTGGGGGCCATCAAGGGGGTGGGAGCCGGTGCCGTGGAGTCGATCATCGAAGCCCGGGCCGAAGGCCCCTTCACCGACCTGTACGACTTCTGCGAGCGGGTGGACCTGCGGCGGGTCAACAAGCGGGTGCTGGAAGCGCTGATCAAGTGCGGCGCCTTCGACTCCCTGCACAGATGGCGGGCCCCGCTGATGGCGGCCCTGGACGACGCCATGGCCACGGGCCAGAAGTTCCAGGAAGAGCGGGACAGTGCCCAGGTGTCGCTCTTCGGCGACATGCCCGCCGCAACGGCGCCCCGTAGCGGCCGCAAGCTGCCCAACGTCGAGGAGTGGCACGACAAGGAAAAACTGGGCTACGAAAAGGAGGCCCTGGGCTTCCTGATCACCGGCCACCCCCTTGACCGCTATGCCGCGGACATCCAGCGTCTTGCCAGCAGCACCATCACCGGCCTCTCCGACCTGCCGGACGGCAGCGAGGTGCGCTTGTGCGGCATCGTCACCGCCTGCAAGGAGATCACCACCAAAAAAGGGGACCGGATGGGGTTCGTCACCCTGGAGGACCTGACCGGCGCCATCGAGATCACCGTCTTCTCCGACATGTACGTCCCGGCCGTGGGGCTGCTTAAGTCCGACGATCCGCTGGTGATCACCGGCAAGCTGGAAAAGGGGGAAAAGGGGTGCAAACTGCTGGTGATGAAGCCCCAGGAGGGGAACGGCCGCAAGTTTCAGCAGGGGGGCAACGGCGACATCCGCCTGCTGCACGACGTGCAGGCCCAGGCCACCACCCGGGTCCGGCTGGCGCTGCGGCTGCCGGAGCTCTCCAGCGACCGGCTGCAGCCGATCCGGGAACTGCTGGAGCGGTACCCCGGGAACCTGCCGGTGCAGGTGCAGTTTGAAATCCCCAACCGCAGCCGCACCACCATCAAGCTGCCCGATCACCTGAAGGTGGCGGCCAGCGATGAATTTAGGGTGGCGGTGGAGCGGTGTGTCGGCTATAATGCCGCAATTTTCGAGTAG
- the prfB gene encoding peptide chain release factor 2 (programmed frameshift), with amino-acid sequence MFREEHTLLDDLTGRISSLRRSLDLDVKREELQELDARIAAPGFWDDPAGSQDILRKRTTLEKLITTWDSLNRQAEDVRVMIELGEEAADEETLAEVHQMNDKLREGVEAAEFQRMLSGSHDRNGCFVSVNSGAGGTESQDWAGMLLRMLLRYCEKKGWKTTITDYQDGEEAGLKSATFSVSGEYAYGHLKAEAGVHRLVRLSPFDSNNRRHTSFASVFVFPEIEEEEIDIKVPDSDLRVDTYRSSGAGGQHVNTTDSAVRITHIPTGIVVACQSERSQIMNRATAMKVLLAKLYERELEERSSKASELAGEKKEIGWGSQIRSYVLHPYKMVKDLRTGVESPTPDVVLDGDLDQFVIPFLMGVRRDVKDED; translated from the exons ATGTTTCGTGAAGAACACACACTGCTCGACGACCTGACCGGTCGTATTTCATCGCTCCGGAGGTCCCTT GACCTTGATGTCAAACGGGAAGAACTGCAGGAGCTGGACGCCCGGATCGCCGCCCCCGGCTTCTGGGACGACCCTGCCGGGTCCCAGGATATTCTGAGAAAACGGACCACCCTGGAAAAACTGATCACCACCTGGGACAGCCTGAACCGTCAGGCCGAGGATGTGCGGGTGATGATCGAACTGGGGGAAGAGGCGGCTGACGAGGAGACCCTGGCTGAAGTTCACCAGATGAACGACAAGTTGCGGGAGGGAGTTGAAGCGGCTGAATTCCAGCGCATGCTCTCCGGCTCCCACGACCGAAACGGCTGCTTCGTCTCGGTGAACTCCGGCGCCGGCGGCACCGAGTCCCAGGACTGGGCCGGCATGCTGCTCAGGATGCTCTTGCGCTACTGCGAGAAGAAGGGATGGAAAACCACCATCACCGACTACCAGGACGGCGAGGAAGCGGGACTTAAATCCGCCACCTTCAGCGTCAGCGGCGAATACGCCTACGGCCACTTGAAGGCCGAGGCCGGAGTACACCGGCTGGTGCGCCTCTCCCCCTTTGACAGCAACAACCGCCGTCACACCTCCTTTGCCTCGGTGTTCGTGTTTCCCGAGATCGAGGAGGAGGAGATCGACATCAAGGTGCCGGATTCGGACCTGCGGGTGGACACCTACCGCTCCAGCGGCGCCGGCGGCCAGCACGTCAACACCACCGACTCGGCGGTGCGGATCACCCATATCCCCACCGGCATCGTGGTGGCCTGCCAGTCGGAGCGCAGCCAGATCATGAACCGGGCCACGGCCATGAAGGTGCTGCTGGCCAAGCTCTACGAGCGGGAACTGGAGGAACGCAGCTCCAAGGCGTCGGAACTGGCCGGCGAGAAGAAGGAGATCGGCTGGGGCAGCCAGATCCGTTCCTACGTGCTGCACCCCTACAAGATGGTGAAGGACCTGCGTACCGGTGTGGAGTCCCCCACCCCGGACGTGGTGCTGGACGGCGATCTGGATCAGTTCGTGATCCCCTTCCTGATGGGAGTGCGCCGCGACGTGAAGGACGAGGACTAA
- a CDS encoding DUF4140 domain-containing protein — protein sequence MNVRHLLIVLTYFVMTSTAMAAPREITVYSDGILIEQEVTVRKGGTEFSLPAPIRENSLRVKPLDGGSIGRVELVPFRLPEKQQKELDSLTEQKSRLEDRLKALDTREEIFAAAAKSQSSKTPRKTKTNPDPLAAVRQGTDFAIAQLEAVNTSRRRTIQELKRVEARLAAVQKAVTGGPTVRITAPAPRIRIAAVLAEGAWTPSYDIRLQGDGFALLTLLARLPVLPEGYAVRVVNASLGGSRQEQALPVTAAGPVRLAQWRLPVEQERTVNAPLPSCQFLIRNNSGTPLAAGEAALYVAGEYLGTVLLPALAGDATAKISLP from the coding sequence ATGAACGTACGTCACCTGCTCATAGTCCTGACCTATTTTGTCATGACGTCGACCGCCATGGCTGCTCCGCGTGAAATCACCGTGTACAGCGACGGCATTCTCATCGAGCAGGAGGTAACGGTCCGCAAGGGAGGCACGGAGTTTTCCCTGCCGGCACCGATCCGGGAGAACAGCCTGCGGGTGAAGCCGTTGGACGGCGGCAGCATCGGCCGGGTGGAACTGGTTCCGTTCAGGCTGCCGGAAAAACAGCAGAAGGAGCTGGACAGCCTGACCGAGCAGAAAAGCCGCCTGGAGGACCGCCTGAAGGCGCTGGACACTCGCGAGGAGATATTCGCCGCTGCGGCAAAATCCCAGAGTTCCAAAACTCCGCGCAAGACCAAGACCAACCCCGATCCCCTGGCGGCGGTGCGCCAAGGGACCGATTTCGCCATCGCCCAACTGGAGGCGGTGAATACCTCCCGGCGCCGTACCATCCAGGAACTGAAACGGGTCGAAGCCCGCCTCGCCGCGGTGCAGAAAGCGGTGACCGGCGGCCCCACCGTCAGGATCACGGCGCCGGCCCCCCGTATCAGGATCGCCGCCGTGCTGGCGGAAGGCGCCTGGACCCCCTCCTACGATATCCGTCTGCAGGGGGACGGCTTCGCCCTGCTGACCCTACTGGCCCGGCTTCCCGTTCTGCCGGAGGGGTACGCTGTCCGGGTGGTCAACGCTTCCCTGGGCGGCAGCCGGCAGGAACAGGCACTGCCGGTAACGGCCGCCGGCCCGGTCCGCCTGGCGCAGTGGCGTCTGCCGGTGGAGCAGGAGCGAACAGTCAACGCCCCCCTCCCCTCCTGCCAGTTCCTCATCAGAAACAACAGCGGCACCCCCCTGGCCGCCGGCGAGGCGGCGCTCTACGTGGCCGGCGAATACCTGGGCACCGTGCTGCTCCCCGCCCTTGCCGGCGACGCCACGGCAAAGATCTCACTTCCCTGA
- a CDS encoding acetyl-CoA carboxylase carboxyltransferase subunit alpha — MAATVYMEFEKPIAELEKKIEELRKLAGDGMDFSTELEALEKKVENERIEIFNNLTRWQKAQVARHINRPFTLDYLKHLFTDFSELHGDRNFGDDHAIVGGLARFDGQPVMVVGHQKGRDTKEKVFRNFGMPNPEGYRKALRLFQMAEQFGLPIITFVDTPGAYPGIGAEERGQAEAIARNLREMARLTVPVIVCVTGEGGSGGALAIAVGNRVLMLEHSVYAVISPEGCAAILWSDGTKGQQAAEALKPTAQDIIQLGVIDEIIHEPVGGAHRDHEATAQALGSAIRRHLAELQQMTPEQLVEDRYQKFRAMSRFVE; from the coding sequence ATGGCAGCCACTGTCTACATGGAGTTTGAAAAGCCGATTGCGGAACTGGAGAAAAAGATCGAGGAGCTGCGCAAGCTGGCCGGCGACGGCATGGACTTTTCCACCGAGCTGGAGGCTCTGGAAAAAAAGGTGGAAAACGAGCGGATCGAGATTTTCAACAACCTCACCCGCTGGCAGAAGGCCCAGGTGGCCCGCCATATCAACCGTCCCTTTACCCTGGACTATCTCAAGCACCTGTTCACCGATTTCTCCGAACTGCACGGCGACCGTAACTTCGGCGACGACCATGCCATTGTCGGTGGCCTGGCCCGCTTCGACGGCCAGCCGGTGATGGTGGTGGGACACCAGAAGGGACGGGACACCAAGGAAAAGGTCTTCCGCAACTTCGGCATGCCCAACCCGGAAGGGTATCGCAAGGCGCTACGCCTGTTCCAGATGGCGGAGCAGTTCGGGCTGCCGATCATCACCTTTGTGGACACCCCCGGCGCCTATCCCGGCATCGGCGCCGAAGAGCGGGGCCAGGCGGAAGCCATTGCCCGCAACCTGCGGGAGATGGCCCGTCTGACCGTGCCGGTCATTGTATGCGTCACCGGCGAAGGCGGCTCCGGCGGAGCCCTGGCCATTGCCGTGGGCAACCGGGTGCTGATGCTGGAGCACTCCGTCTATGCCGTTATCTCGCCGGAAGGATGCGCCGCCATCCTCTGGTCCGACGGCACCAAGGGACAGCAGGCAGCCGAGGCGCTGAAGCCCACTGCCCAGGACATCATTCAGCTCGGTGTCATCGACGAAATCATCCACGAGCCGGTGGGTGGCGCCCACCGCGATCACGAAGCCACGGCCCAGGCCCTGGGTTCAGCCATCCGTCGGCACCTGGCCGAACTGCAGCAGATGACGCCGGAACAGCTGGTTGAGGACCGCTATCAGAAGTTCCGGGCCATGTCCCGCTTTGTGGAGTAG
- a CDS encoding methyltransferase: MTPDLHTPADLLQLSGSYWATCALHAGVALDLFTPLAGQPGTAAELAERQHLEPRALAMLLDALTALGLLTKQADRYEAQPAASRFLSRSSAEYLGHIIMHHHHLMAGWSRLDEAVRNGGPLRDPVINACDDSVRESFLMGMFNLASLLAPRIAAGIDLTGRKRLLDLGGGPGTYAVAFCRQYPGLTATVYDLPSTRPFAERVIGAAALSDRVAFHDGDYHQSDIPGGFDVAWLSHVLHADGPEHCARMLAKAVAALEPGGLLLVQEFILDDSKDGPLFPALFSLNMLLGTSRGQSYSGAELTELMTAAGLRDVGRLPLELPNGAGIMAGTV, from the coding sequence ATGACACCGGACCTGCACACCCCTGCCGACCTGCTCCAGCTTTCCGGCAGCTACTGGGCCACCTGCGCACTGCATGCCGGGGTCGCCCTTGACCTGTTCACTCCCCTGGCCGGGCAGCCCGGCACGGCAGCAGAGCTGGCCGAGCGTCAGCACCTGGAACCGCGGGCTCTTGCCATGCTGCTGGACGCCCTGACCGCCCTGGGGCTGCTGACAAAACAGGCTGACCGCTACGAGGCGCAGCCGGCAGCGTCCCGCTTTCTCTCCCGCTCCTCTGCGGAGTACCTGGGACATATCATCATGCATCACCATCACCTGATGGCCGGCTGGTCCCGGCTGGATGAAGCGGTGCGCAACGGCGGCCCGCTGCGGGACCCGGTGATCAATGCCTGCGACGACTCGGTGCGGGAGAGCTTCCTGATGGGGATGTTCAACCTGGCCTCCCTGCTGGCCCCCCGCATTGCCGCCGGCATCGACCTGACCGGCAGGAAGCGGCTGCTGGACCTGGGAGGCGGCCCCGGCACCTATGCCGTGGCCTTCTGCCGGCAGTATCCCGGCCTGACGGCAACGGTCTACGACCTCCCCTCCACCCGCCCCTTTGCCGAGCGGGTCATCGGCGCCGCGGCCTTAAGCGACCGGGTTGCCTTCCATGACGGCGACTACCACCAGAGCGACATCCCCGGCGGCTTCGATGTTGCCTGGCTTTCCCACGTGCTCCATGCCGACGGTCCCGAGCACTGTGCCCGGATGCTGGCCAAGGCCGTTGCCGCCCTTGAGCCGGGCGGCCTGCTGCTGGTGCAGGAGTTCATCCTTGACGACTCCAAGGACGGCCCCCTCTTTCCGGCGCTGTTCTCTCTGAACATGCTGCTGGGAACCTCGCGGGGACAGTCCTACTCCGGGGCGGAACTGACGGAACTGATGACTGCGGCCGGTCTGCGCGACGTCGGGCGTCTGCCCCTGGAGCTGCCCAACGGTGCCGGTATCATGGCGGGAACCGTCTGA
- a CDS encoding NlpC/P60 family protein translates to MNHAVRTGVLIAAIMTLTAAPGCATPPSLKRGNAEIRSGSSVKYAKGVSSLGFAIQMGAFSDVKNAERFTTQLQAKGIEAFYYRKDNGIYAVRFGDFPSREKARAAANRLVADRLIESYYIAPPREVVFSASKPAPTHRPATDTRLPGYRPPAPAGRTNELGLPVEAPETARPAPPPKAGERDMGFIAARTAERFVGIPYQWGGDTVVDGMDCSGFTRAVYNLCGINIPRTSREQFKAGNAIPKEELRDGDLVFFGTSESSINHVGIYVGNGKFVHAPRRGEEIRTASIGESYFERRFVGARRYFQ, encoded by the coding sequence ATGAACCATGCCGTACGTACAGGAGTGCTGATTGCAGCCATCATGACCCTGACCGCCGCCCCGGGCTGCGCCACGCCGCCGTCCCTCAAGCGCGGCAACGCCGAGATCAGGTCCGGCAGCAGCGTGAAATATGCCAAAGGGGTCAGCAGTCTGGGGTTCGCCATCCAGATGGGAGCCTTTTCCGACGTCAAGAATGCGGAGCGATTCACCACGCAGTTGCAGGCCAAGGGGATCGAGGCGTTCTACTACCGCAAGGACAACGGCATCTACGCCGTCCGCTTCGGTGATTTTCCCAGCAGGGAGAAGGCGCGGGCCGCGGCCAACCGCCTGGTGGCCGACCGGTTGATCGAGAGCTACTACATCGCTCCGCCCCGGGAGGTGGTGTTCAGCGCCTCCAAGCCAGCCCCGACACATCGCCCGGCCACCGACACCCGGCTGCCCGGTTACCGTCCCCCTGCTCCCGCCGGTCGCACCAACGAGCTGGGGCTGCCGGTGGAAGCGCCGGAAACCGCTCGCCCCGCCCCGCCTCCGAAAGCGGGAGAACGGGACATGGGCTTCATCGCCGCCCGTACCGCCGAGCGGTTCGTCGGTATTCCCTACCAGTGGGGCGGAGACACGGTGGTGGACGGCATGGACTGCAGCGGCTTCACCCGGGCCGTCTACAACCTGTGCGGCATCAACATTCCCCGTACTTCCCGCGAGCAGTTCAAGGCGGGCAATGCGATTCCCAAAGAGGAGCTGCGGGACGGCGATCTGGTCTTCTTCGGCACTTCGGAAAGCTCCATCAACCATGTCGGCATCTACGTCGGCAACGGCAAATTCGTCCACGCCCCCCGCCGGGGTGAGGAAATCCGTACCGCCTCCATCGGCGAATCCTATTTCGAGCGCCGTTTTGTCGGCGCCCGCCGTTATTTCCAATAA